The Pseudomonas asiatica genome has a segment encoding these proteins:
- the ppsA gene encoding phosphoenolpyruvate synthase, whose product MVEYVVSLDKLGVHDVEHVGGKNASLGEMISNLAGAGVSVPGGFATTAQAYRDFLEQSGLNDRIHAALDALDVDDINALTKTGAQIRQWVMEADFPARLDSEIRTAFAEMAAGNDNMAVAVRSSATAEDLPDASFAGQQETFLNIRGVDNVIRAAKEVFASLFNDRAIAYRVHQGFDHKLVALSAGVQRMVRSETGTAGVMFTLDTESGFRDVVFITGAYGLGETVVQGAVNPDEFYVHKNTLQAGRPAILRRNLGSKAIKMVYGEEAKAGRSVKTVEVDRAERARFCLTDAEVSELAKQAMIIEKHYQRPMDIEWAKDGDDGKLYIVQARPETVKSRSSANVMERYLLKEKGTVLVEGRAIGQRIGAGKVRVINDVSEMDKVQPGDVLVSDMTDPDWEPVMKRASAIVTNRGGRTCHAAIIARELGIPAVVGCGNATQVLKDGQGVTVSCAEGDTGFIFEGELGFDVKQNSVDAMPDLPFKIMMNVGNPDRAFDFAQLPNAGVGLARLEFIINRMIGVHPKALLNYAGLPADLKDSVDKRIAGYNDPVGFYVEKLVEGISTLAAAFYPKKVIVRLSDFKSNEYANLIGGKLYEPEEENPMLGFRGASRYISEAFRDCFELECRALKRVRNEMGLTNVEIMVPFVRTLGEASQVVDLLAENGLARGDNGLRVIMMCELPSNAILAEEFLEYFDGFSIGSNDLTQLTLGLDRDSGIIAHLFDERNPAVKKLLANAIAACNKAGKYIGICGQGPSDHPDLAKWLMEQGIDSVSLNPDSVLETWFYLAEGQGAV is encoded by the coding sequence TTGGTAGAGTACGTAGTTTCCCTCGATAAGCTCGGCGTCCATGATGTGGAGCATGTGGGGGGCAAGAACGCATCCCTGGGCGAGATGATCAGCAACCTCGCAGGTGCTGGTGTATCGGTGCCGGGCGGCTTTGCCACTACGGCGCAGGCGTACCGCGATTTTCTCGAACAGAGTGGTCTCAACGACCGTATCCACGCCGCGCTCGACGCACTCGACGTGGATGACATCAACGCCCTGACCAAGACCGGCGCGCAGATTCGCCAGTGGGTCATGGAAGCCGACTTCCCGGCCCGCCTGGATTCGGAAATCCGTACGGCCTTCGCCGAAATGGCTGCCGGCAACGACAACATGGCAGTTGCCGTGCGTTCCTCGGCCACCGCCGAAGACCTGCCGGACGCCTCGTTCGCCGGCCAGCAGGAAACCTTCCTCAACATCCGCGGCGTCGACAACGTGATCCGCGCGGCCAAGGAAGTGTTCGCCTCGCTGTTCAACGACCGTGCCATCGCCTACCGCGTGCACCAGGGCTTCGACCACAAGCTGGTGGCCCTGTCCGCCGGCGTGCAACGCATGGTCCGTTCCGAAACCGGCACCGCCGGCGTCATGTTCACCCTCGACACCGAGTCGGGCTTCCGCGACGTGGTGTTCATCACCGGCGCCTACGGCCTGGGCGAAACCGTGGTGCAGGGTGCGGTCAACCCTGACGAATTCTACGTGCACAAGAACACCCTGCAGGCAGGCCGCCCGGCCATCCTGCGCCGCAACCTGGGCAGCAAGGCGATCAAGATGGTCTACGGCGAAGAAGCCAAGGCCGGCCGTTCGGTCAAGACCGTCGAAGTGGACCGCGCCGAGCGCGCGCGCTTCTGCCTGACCGATGCCGAGGTCAGCGAGCTGGCCAAGCAGGCCATGATCATCGAGAAGCACTACCAGCGCCCGATGGACATCGAATGGGCCAAGGACGGTGACGATGGCAAGCTGTACATCGTCCAGGCGCGCCCCGAGACGGTGAAGAGCCGCTCCAGCGCCAACGTCATGGAACGCTACCTGCTCAAAGAGAAGGGCACCGTACTGGTCGAAGGCCGTGCCATTGGCCAGCGCATCGGCGCCGGCAAGGTCCGCGTGATCAACGATGTGTCCGAGATGGACAAGGTCCAGCCGGGCGACGTGCTGGTCTCCGACATGACCGACCCGGACTGGGAACCGGTGATGAAGCGCGCCAGCGCCATCGTCACCAACCGTGGCGGGCGTACCTGCCACGCGGCGATCATCGCCCGTGAGCTGGGCATCCCGGCCGTGGTCGGTTGCGGCAACGCCACCCAGGTGCTGAAAGACGGCCAGGGTGTGACCGTGTCCTGTGCCGAAGGCGATACCGGTTTCATCTTCGAGGGCGAGCTGGGCTTCGACGTCAAGCAGAACTCGGTCGACGCCATGCCTGACCTGCCGTTCAAGATCATGATGAACGTCGGCAACCCGGACCGTGCGTTCGATTTCGCCCAGCTGCCCAACGCCGGTGTCGGCCTGGCGCGCCTGGAGTTCATCATCAACCGCATGATCGGCGTGCACCCCAAGGCACTGCTGAACTACGCCGGCCTGCCAGCCGACCTGAAGGACAGCGTCGACAAGCGTATCGCCGGCTACAACGACCCGGTAGGCTTCTATGTCGAGAAGCTGGTCGAGGGCATCAGCACCCTGGCTGCGGCCTTCTACCCGAAAAAGGTCATCGTGCGCCTGTCGGACTTCAAGTCCAACGAGTACGCCAACCTGATCGGCGGCAAGCTGTACGAGCCGGAAGAAGAAAACCCGATGCTGGGCTTCCGTGGCGCTTCGCGTTACATCAGCGAAGCGTTCCGTGACTGCTTCGAACTCGAGTGCCGTGCGCTCAAGCGCGTGCGCAACGAAATGGGCCTGACCAACGTCGAGATCATGGTGCCGTTCGTGCGTACCTTGGGCGAAGCCAGCCAGGTCGTCGACCTGCTTGCTGAAAACGGCCTGGCCCGCGGCGACAACGGCCTGCGCGTGATCATGATGTGCGAACTGCCGTCCAACGCCATCCTCGCCGAAGAGTTCCTGGAATACTTCGACGGCTTCTCGATCGGCTCCAACGACCTGACCCAGCTGACCCTGGGCCTGGACCGTGACTCGGGCATCATCGCCCACCTGTTCGACGAGCGTAACCCTGCGGTGAAGAAGCTGCTGGCCAACGCCATTGCCGCGTGCAACAAGGCTGGCAAGTACATCGGCATCTGCGGCCAGGGCCCGTCGGACCACCCGGACCTGGCCAAGTGGCTGATGGAACAGGGCATCGACAGCGTGTCGCTGAACCCGGACTCGGTACTCGAAACCTGGTTCTACCTGGCCGAAGGGCAGGGCGCGGTCTGA
- the ppsR gene encoding posphoenolpyruvate synthetase regulatory kinase/phosphorylase PpsR — MKRTAFFISDGTGITAETLGQSLLAQFESIPFNKFTRPYIDSPEKARTMVQQINAAAERDGVRPIIFDTIVNQDIREILATSNGFMIDIFSSFLSPLEQELTAHSSYSVGKSHSIGGNSNYMERIEAVNFALDNDDGARTHYYDKADLILVGVSRCGKTPTCLYMAMQFGIRAANYPLTEDDMERLQLPAVLKKHHNKLFGLTIDPDRLTAIRHERKPNSRYSSFAQCEFEVREVENLFRRENIPNINSTHFSVEEISAKILVEKGVERRFK; from the coding sequence ATGAAACGAACCGCGTTCTTCATCTCCGACGGCACCGGCATCACTGCCGAAACCCTGGGCCAGAGTCTGCTCGCTCAATTCGAGAGCATTCCGTTCAATAAATTCACCCGTCCCTACATCGATTCGCCGGAAAAGGCGCGGACCATGGTCCAGCAGATCAACGCCGCGGCCGAGCGCGATGGTGTACGCCCGATCATCTTCGACACCATCGTCAATCAGGACATCCGTGAGATCCTGGCTACTTCGAATGGCTTCATGATCGACATCTTTTCTTCGTTTTTGTCCCCGCTTGAACAAGAATTGACTGCCCATTCGTCGTATTCCGTCGGCAAGTCGCACTCGATCGGCGGCAATTCCAACTACATGGAACGTATCGAGGCGGTGAATTTCGCCCTGGACAACGACGATGGCGCGCGCACCCACTACTACGACAAGGCCGACCTGATCCTGGTAGGCGTATCGCGCTGCGGCAAGACCCCCACCTGCCTGTACATGGCCATGCAATTCGGCATCCGCGCCGCCAACTACCCGCTGACCGAGGACGACATGGAGCGCCTGCAGCTGCCGGCGGTGCTGAAAAAGCACCACAACAAGCTGTTCGGCCTGACCATCGACCCCGACCGCCTCACCGCCATCCGCCACGAGCGCAAGCCCAACAGCCGCTATTCCAGCTTTGCCCAGTGCGAGTTCGAAGTGCGCGAGGTGGAAAACCTGTTCCGCCGGGAGAACATTCCCAACATCAATTCCACGCATTTTTCGGTGGAGGAGATTTCGGCGAAGATTCTGGTAGAGAAAGGGGTGGAGCGCAGGTTCAAGTAA
- a CDS encoding NAD-glutamate dehydrogenase gives MAFFTAASKADFQHQLQAALAQHISEQSLPQVALFAEQFFGIISLDELTQRRLSDLAGCTLSAWRIIERFDPEYPQVRVYNPDYERNGWQSTHSVVEVLHHDLPFLVDSVRTELNRRGYSIHTLQTTVLSVRRGAKGELLELLPKGTQGEGVRHESLMYLEIDRCANAAELTVLAREIEQVLAEVRVVVADFEPMKAKLREVVAEVEQTAFGPAQHEKGEVKAFLEWLLDNHFTFLGYEEFTVKGDADGGQMVYDEQSFLGLPRRLRVGLTSDELRIEDYAVAYLNEPLLLSFAKAALPSRVHRPAYPDYVSIRQLDADGKVIKEHRFMGLYTSSVYGESVHAIPYIRQKVTEVERRSGFDPKAHLGKELAQVLEVLPRDDLFQTPVDELFSTVMSIVQIQERNKIRVFLRKDPYGRFCYCLAYVPREIYSTEVRQKIQQVLMERLKASDCEFWTFFSESVLARVQLILRVDPKNRIDIDPQQLEREVIQACRSWHDDYSALVIENFGEAQGTNILADFPKGFPAGYRERFAAHSAVVDLQHVLNLSESKPLAMSFYQPLTQVGERTLHCKLYHADTPLALSDVLPILENLGLRVLGEFPYRLRHASGRGYWIHDFAFTYSEGLSLDIQQLNDTLQDAFIHIVRGDAENDAFNRLVLTAGLPWRDVALLRAYARYLKQIRLGFDLGYIASTLNNHTDIARELTRLFKTRFYLARKLTQEDLDDKQLRLEQAILTALDDVQVLNEDRILRRYLDLIKATLRTNFYQPDANGHNKSYFSFKFNPKLIPELPKPVPKFEIFVYSPRVEGVHLRFGNVARGGLRWSDREEDFRTEVLGLVKAQQVKNSVIVPVGAKGGFLPRRLPLGGSRDEIAAEGVACYRIFISGLLDITDNLKDGGVVPPANVVRHDDDDPYLVVAADKGTATFSDIANGIAIDYGFWLGDAFASGGSAGYDHKKMGITARGAWVGVQRHFRERGINVQEDPITVIGVGDMAGDVFGNGLLMSDKLQLVAAFNHLHIFIDPNPEPAASFAERKRLFDLPRSAWSDYDTSIMSEGGGIFPRSAKSIAISPQMKERFAIEADRLTPTELLNALLKAPVDLLWNGGIGTYVKASTESHADVGDKANDALRVNGNELRCKVVGEGGNLGMTQLGRVEFGLHGGATNTDFIDNAGGVDCSDHEVNIKILLNEVVQGGDMTEKQRNQLLGSMTDEVAGLVLGNNYKQTQALSLAARRARERIAEYKRLMADLEARGKLDRAIEFLPSEEQLAERLAAGQGLTRAELSVLISYSKIDLKEQLLKSLVPDDDYLTRDMETAFPPSLVSKFAESMRRHRLKREIVSTQIANDLVNNMGITFVQRLKESTGMSPANVAGAYVIVRDIFHLPHWFRQIEALDYQVPAEIQLTLMDELMRLGRRATRWFLRSRRNEQDAGRDTAHFGPKIAQLGLKLDELLEGPTRERWMVRYQGFVEAGVPELLARMVAGTTHLYTLLPIIEASDVTGHDPAQVAKAFFAVGSALDLTWYLQEISNLPVENNWQALAREAFRDDIDLQQRAITISVLQMADAPEDMDARVALWAEQHRVMVERWRAMLDDLRNATGTDYAMYAVANRELVDLAMSGQAAVVPS, from the coding sequence ATGGCGTTCTTCACCGCAGCCAGCAAAGCCGACTTCCAGCATCAACTGCAAGCGGCCCTGGCGCAGCACATCAGCGAACAGTCCCTGCCACAAGTCGCGCTGTTCGCCGAGCAGTTCTTCGGCATCATCTCTCTGGACGAACTCACCCAACGCAGGCTTTCCGACCTGGCCGGCTGCACCCTGTCAGCCTGGCGCATCATCGAGCGTTTCGACCCCGAATACCCGCAAGTACGGGTGTACAACCCCGATTACGAACGCAATGGCTGGCAATCGACCCACAGCGTGGTCGAAGTGCTGCACCACGACCTGCCGTTCCTGGTCGACTCGGTACGCACCGAGCTCAACCGCCGCGGCTACAGCATCCACACCCTGCAGACCACCGTGCTCAGCGTGCGCCGCGGCGCCAAGGGCGAGCTGCTTGAACTGCTGCCCAAGGGCACCCAGGGCGAGGGCGTACGCCATGAGTCGCTGATGTACCTGGAGATCGACCGTTGCGCCAACGCCGCCGAGCTGACGGTCCTGGCCCGCGAGATCGAGCAGGTGCTGGCCGAGGTGCGGGTGGTGGTTGCCGACTTCGAACCGATGAAGGCCAAGCTGCGTGAAGTGGTGGCGGAGGTGGAGCAGACCGCCTTTGGCCCGGCGCAGCACGAAAAGGGCGAGGTCAAGGCGTTCCTAGAGTGGCTGCTGGACAACCACTTCACCTTCCTGGGCTATGAAGAATTCACCGTAAAGGGCGACGCCGATGGCGGCCAGATGGTCTACGACGAGCAGTCGTTCCTCGGCCTGCCGCGCCGCCTGCGCGTGGGCCTGACGAGCGACGAGCTGCGCATCGAAGACTATGCCGTGGCCTACCTCAACGAACCGTTGCTGCTGTCGTTCGCCAAGGCCGCGCTGCCAAGCCGCGTACACCGCCCGGCCTACCCGGACTACGTGTCGATCCGCCAGCTGGACGCCGATGGCAAGGTGATCAAGGAACACCGCTTCATGGGCCTGTACACCTCGTCGGTGTACGGTGAAAGCGTGCATGCCATCCCTTATATCCGCCAGAAGGTCACCGAAGTCGAGCGCCGCTCGGGCTTCGATCCCAAGGCCCACCTGGGCAAGGAACTGGCCCAGGTGCTGGAAGTGCTGCCGCGCGACGACCTGTTCCAGACCCCGGTCGACGAGCTGTTCAGCACCGTCATGTCGATCGTGCAGATCCAGGAACGCAACAAGATCCGCGTGTTCCTGCGCAAGGACCCGTACGGCCGCTTCTGCTACTGCCTGGCCTATGTACCGCGGGAAATCTACTCCACCGAAGTGCGGCAGAAGATCCAGCAGGTGCTGATGGAGCGCCTGAAGGCCAGCGACTGCGAGTTCTGGACCTTCTTCTCCGAATCGGTGCTGGCCCGTGTGCAGCTGATTCTGCGGGTAGACCCGAAAAACCGCATCGACATCGACCCGCAGCAGCTGGAACGCGAAGTGATCCAGGCCTGCCGCTCGTGGCATGACGACTACTCGGCGCTGGTGATCGAGAACTTCGGCGAAGCCCAGGGCACCAACATCCTCGCCGACTTCCCCAAAGGTTTCCCGGCCGGCTACCGCGAGCGCTTCGCCGCGCACTCGGCGGTGGTCGACCTGCAGCACGTGCTGAACCTGTCGGAAAGCAAGCCGCTGGCGATGAGCTTCTACCAGCCGCTGACCCAGGTCGGCGAGCGCACCCTGCACTGCAAGCTGTACCACGCCGACACGCCGCTGGCGCTGTCCGACGTGCTGCCGATCCTGGAGAACCTTGGCCTGCGCGTGCTCGGCGAGTTCCCGTATCGCCTGCGCCATGCCAGTGGCCGCGGCTACTGGATCCACGACTTCGCCTTCACCTACAGCGAAGGCCTGAGCCTGGACATCCAGCAGCTCAACGACACCCTGCAGGATGCCTTCATCCACATCGTCCGCGGCGATGCCGAGAACGACGCCTTCAACCGCCTGGTGCTGACCGCCGGCCTGCCATGGCGCGACGTGGCGCTGCTGCGCGCCTACGCCCGTTACCTGAAGCAGATTCGCCTGGGCTTCGACCTGGGCTACATCGCCAGCACCCTGAACAACCACACCGACATCGCCCGCGAGCTGACCCGGTTGTTCAAGACCCGCTTCTACCTAGCGCGCAAGCTCACCCAGGAAGATCTGGATGACAAGCAACTGCGCCTGGAACAAGCCATCCTGACCGCGCTGGACGACGTGCAGGTGCTCAACGAAGACCGCATCCTGCGTCGCTACCTGGACCTGATCAAGGCCACCCTGCGCACCAACTTCTACCAGCCGGACGCCAACGGCCACAACAAGTCGTACTTCAGCTTCAAGTTCAACCCCAAGCTGATCCCCGAACTGCCTAAACCAGTGCCCAAGTTCGAGATCTTCGTCTACTCGCCACGGGTCGAAGGCGTGCACCTGCGCTTTGGCAACGTCGCCCGCGGCGGCCTGCGCTGGTCCGACCGTGAGGAAGACTTCCGCACCGAGGTGCTGGGCCTGGTGAAAGCCCAGCAGGTGAAGAACTCGGTCATCGTGCCGGTCGGTGCCAAGGGCGGCTTCCTGCCGCGCCGCCTGCCGCTGGGCGGCAGCCGTGACGAGATCGCCGCCGAAGGCGTGGCGTGCTACCGCATCTTCATTTCCGGCCTGCTCGACATCACCGACAACCTCAAGGACGGTGGCGTGGTACCGCCGGCCAACGTGGTGCGCCATGACGATGACGACCCGTACCTGGTGGTGGCGGCCGACAAGGGCACCGCGACCTTCTCGGACATCGCCAACGGCATCGCCATCGACTACGGCTTCTGGCTGGGCGACGCCTTCGCCTCGGGCGGCTCGGCCGGTTACGACCACAAGAAGATGGGTATTACCGCGCGCGGCGCCTGGGTGGGCGTGCAGCGCCACTTCCGCGAGCGCGGCATCAATGTGCAGGAAGACCCGATCACCGTCATTGGCGTCGGCGACATGGCCGGCGACGTGTTCGGCAACGGCCTGCTGATGTCCGACAAGCTGCAACTGGTGGCGGCGTTCAACCACCTGCACATCTTCATCGACCCGAACCCGGAGCCAGCCGCAAGCTTTGCCGAACGCAAGCGCCTGTTCGACCTGCCGCGCTCGGCCTGGAGCGACTACGACACCAGCATCATGTCCGAAGGTGGCGGGATCTTCCCGCGCAGTGCCAAGAGCATCGCCATCAGCCCGCAGATGAAAGAGCGCTTCGCCATCGAAGCCGACCGCCTGACCCCGACCGAGCTGCTCAATGCGCTGCTCAAGGCACCGGTAGACCTGCTGTGGAACGGTGGCATCGGTACCTACGTCAAGGCCAGCACCGAGAGCCACGCCGACGTCGGCGACAAGGCCAACGACGCGCTGCGGGTCAATGGCAACGAATTGCGCTGCAAGGTGGTGGGCGAGGGCGGCAACCTGGGCATGACCCAGCTTGGCCGGGTCGAGTTCGGCCTGCATGGCGGCGCCACCAACACCGACTTCATCGACAACGCCGGCGGCGTGGACTGCTCCGACCACGAGGTCAACATCAAGATCCTGCTCAACGAAGTGGTGCAGGGTGGCGATATGACCGAGAAGCAGCGCAACCAGCTGCTGGGCAGCATGACCGACGAAGTGGCCGGCCTGGTGCTGGGCAACAACTACAAGCAGACCCAGGCGTTGTCGCTGGCGGCCCGCCGCGCCCGCGAGCGGATTGCCGAGTACAAACGCCTGATGGCCGACCTGGAGGCCCGAGGCAAGCTGGATCGCGCCATCGAGTTCCTGCCGTCCGAAGAGCAGTTGGCCGAGCGCCTGGCCGCCGGCCAGGGCCTGACCCGCGCCGAGCTTTCGGTGCTGATCTCGTACAGCAAGATCGACCTCAAGGAACAGCTGCTCAAGTCGCTGGTGCCGGACGACGACTACCTGACCCGCGACATGGAAACCGCCTTCCCGCCGTCGCTGGTCAGCAAATTTGCCGAATCCATGCGCCGCCACCGCCTGAAGCGCGAAATCGTCAGCACCCAGATCGCCAACGACCTGGTCAACAACATGGGCATCACCTTCGTCCAGCGCCTGAAGGAGTCGACCGGCATGAGCCCGGCCAACGTGGCCGGGGCGTATGTGATCGTGCGCGACATCTTCCATCTGCCGCACTGGTTCCGCCAGATCGAGGCACTGGACTACCAGGTGCCGGCGGAGATTCAGCTGACCCTGATGGACGAGCTGATGCGCCTGGGCCGCCGTGCCACCCGCTGGTTCCTGCGCAGCCGCCGCAACGAGCAGGACGCCGGGCGCGACACCGCGCATTTCGGGCCGAAGATCGCGCAACTGGGGCTCAAGCTCGACGAGTTGCTCGAGGGCCCGACCCGCGAGCGCTGGATGGTGCGCTACCAGGGCTTCGTCGAGGCTGGTGTGCCGGAGTTGCTGGCGCGCATGGTGGCTGGCACTACCCACCTGTACACCCTGTTGCCGATCATCGAGGCCTCGGATGTTACCGGCCATGACCCGGCGCAGGTGGCCAAGGCGTTCTTCGCCGTGGGCAGCGCGCTGGACCTGACCTGGTACCTGCAGGAAATCAGCAACCTGCCGGTGGAGAACAACTGGCAGGCGCTGGCCCGCGAGGCGTTCCGCGACGACATCGACCTGCAGCAGCGGGCGATCACCATCTCGGTACTGCAGATGGCCGATGCACCGGAAGACATGGACGCTCGCGTGGCGCTGTGGGCCGAGCAGCACCGGGTGATGGTGGAGCGCTGGCGCGCCATGCTGGATGACCTGCGCAATGCCACCGGTACCGACTATGCGATGTACGCGGTAGCCAACCGCGAGCTGGTCGACCTGGCCATGAGCGGGCAGGCGGCGGTGGTGCCGTCCTGA